Part of the Streptomyces sp. NBC_01408 genome is shown below.
GCGTACAGCGCGGCCATCCGCCAGTCGGGGCGCCGCCCGCTGCCCCGTGCCGGGAGCCCGGGCCAGGTGTGGCCCACGCGGCGCGCGGCCATCATGCCCCAGCCGCCGGCGCAGCAGCTGATGAGGAAGCCGAGCATGGCGACCACGGCTCCGCCGTCGCCGAATTCGAAGGCGAGCGGGAAGGCGAACATCAGCGAACCGGCCGCGGCGAGCATCACGATGGGGGCGATCTGCCACAGGCGCAGGCGGCGCTGCGGGCGCAGTTCCACCTCGTACTCGGGTCCGGAGGCGGCGGCCTCGGCGGAGTCCGGTGCGTCCGGTCCGTCGGGGGTCAGCCGTGCGGGGTCGGCGGGCAGCCCGAGCCCGTCGGGCGCGTCGAGCGCCTCGGGGCCGACGGGCGCGCGAGGCACGCCGACAGGGCTCGGTGTACCCGGGGTGCCGGGAGCGCCCGGGGTGCCCGGAGCGTCGTGAAGCGTCGGCTCCACTTCTCGCCGGGCGTCGTCCCGCCCGGTGTCACGAGGGCCGGCCTCCATCGCCACGCGCCCTCCCCACTCGGACTTCGAACGCCGCATGTTCACCGCCGGTGACCGCACCGGCCGGAGTTTGATGATGGCACGGTCGCGGACCCGGGACGGGCGCCCGGAGCTTCCCGATGCCATCACGTGATCAGGCTGTGACCGGTCGTTCGACCAACGACTGCGCGAGTCCGGGGAGTTCCCCGCGGTCGGCGGCCGCCCCGCTGAGCCAGTGGACCCGCGGGTCGCGGCGGAACCAGGAGTCCTGTCGGCGGGCGAACCGCTTGGTCGCGCGGACCGTCTCGGCCCTGGCCTCGTCCTCGGTGCACTCCCCCGCGAGGGCGGCCAGTACCTGCTGGTACCCGAGCGCCCTGGAAGCGGTGATTCCGTCGCGCAGCCCCTTGCCCTCCAGCGCGCGGACCTCGTCCACCAGGCCGTCCTCCCACATCCGGTCCACCCGCAGCGCGATCCGCTCGTCGAGTTCGGGCCGGGCCACGTCGACGCCGATCTGGACGGTGTCGTAGACGGACTCGTGGCCGGGCAGGTTGGCGGTGAAGGGGCGGCCGGTGATCTCGATGACCTCCAGCGCGCGGACGATGCGCCGGCCGTTGCTGGGCAGGATGGCCTGGGCCGCGGCCGGGTCGGCGGCGGCGAGCCGGGCGTGCAGGGCGCCGGGGCCGCGCAGGGTGACCTCTTCCTCCAGCCGGGCCCGGACCTCGGGGTCGGTGCCGGGGAACTCCATGGCGTCCAGGGCACCGCGGACGTACAGCCCGGAGCCGCCGACGAGGACCGGGGTACGGCCCTGCGCGAGGAGTCTGTCGATCTCGACGCGGGCCAGGCGCTGGTACTCGGCGACGCTGGCGGTCTCGGTGACGTCCCAGATGTCGAGGAGGTGGTGCGGGACGCCGCCCCGTTCCCCGGTCGTCAGCTTGGCGGTGCCGATGTCCATCCCCCGGTACAGCTGCATGGAGTCGGCGTTGACGACTTCACCGTCGAAATGACGGGCCAGTGCGACGCCCAGATCGGACTTTCCGGCTGCCGTGGGACCGACGACGGCGATGACCCGCGGGGC
Proteins encoded:
- the miaA gene encoding tRNA (adenosine(37)-N6)-dimethylallyltransferase MiaA; this translates as MRKAAPAPRVIAVVGPTAAGKSDLGVALARHFDGEVVNADSMQLYRGMDIGTAKLTTGERGGVPHHLLDIWDVTETASVAEYQRLARVEIDRLLAQGRTPVLVGGSGLYVRGALDAMEFPGTDPEVRARLEEEVTLRGPGALHARLAAADPAAAQAILPSNGRRIVRALEVIEITGRPFTANLPGHESVYDTVQIGVDVARPELDERIALRVDRMWEDGLVDEVRALEGKGLRDGITASRALGYQQVLAALAGECTEDEARAETVRATKRFARRQDSWFRRDPRVHWLSGAAADRGELPGLAQSLVERPVTA